A genome region from Carassius gibelio isolate Cgi1373 ecotype wild population from Czech Republic chromosome A23, carGib1.2-hapl.c, whole genome shotgun sequence includes the following:
- the mrgbp gene encoding MRG/MORF4L-binding protein isoform X1 codes for MGEAETLPSDDKQAETGICTAEESIVWSQEVEVCLFHAMLGHKPVGVNRHFHMICIRDKFSQNIGRQVSSKVIWDHLSTMYDMQALHESEILPFPNSEKSFVLPEEIIQEVKEGKVGSEDEVKEEFKEESDPPATHEEGSNSSVKMSERSGSGREKEKERAERGGSGETGSGSKESSGEKRKRSRAVEKVMNSSNPSSPGGAKRRRT; via the exons ATGGGGGAAGCGGAGACTCTGCCATCCGACGACAAGCAAGCAGAAACCGGCATCTGCACCGCCGAGGAGTCCATCGTATGGAGTCAAGAAGTAGAAGTGTGTCTTTTTCACGCAATGCTGGGGCATAAACCCGTCG GAGTGAATCGTCATTTCCACATGATCTGTATTCGTGATAAGTTCAGTCAGAACATCGGCAGGCAGGTGTCCTCTAAAGTCATCTGGGATCACCTGAGCACCATGTACGACATGCAGGCGCTG CATGAATCAGAAATACTCCCGTTTCCAAACTCGGAGAAGAGCTTTGTGCTGCCTGAAGAGATCATACAGGAAGTCAAGGAAG GTAAAGTAGGATCTGAAGACGAAGTAAAAGAAGAGTTCAAAGAAGAGAGTGACCCACCTGCAACCCACGAAGAAG GCAGCAATTCCTCGGTGAAGATGTCGGAGAGGTCGGGCAGCGGGcgcgagaaagagaaagagcgGGCCGAGAGGGGGGGCTCAGGTGAGACGGGCAGCGGGTCGAAAGAATCATCCGGGGAAAAGAGGAAGAGGAGTCGAGCCGTGGAGAAGGTGATGAACTCCAGCAACCCCTCCAGCCCCGGAGGAGCCAAGCGCCGCAGGACGTAG
- the mrgbp gene encoding MRG/MORF4L-binding protein isoform X3, with protein sequence MGEAETLPSDDKQAETGICTAEESIVWSQEVEVCLFHAMLGHKPVGVNRHFHMICIRDKFSQNIGRQVSSKVIWDHLSTMYDMQALHESEILPFPNSEKSFVLPEEIIQEVKEGKVGSEDEVKEEFKEESDPPATHEEGLGPSMAGQDFARQQFLGEDVGEVGQRARERERAGREGGLR encoded by the exons ATGGGGGAAGCGGAGACTCTGCCATCCGACGACAAGCAAGCAGAAACCGGCATCTGCACCGCCGAGGAGTCCATCGTATGGAGTCAAGAAGTAGAAGTGTGTCTTTTTCACGCAATGCTGGGGCATAAACCCGTCG GAGTGAATCGTCATTTCCACATGATCTGTATTCGTGATAAGTTCAGTCAGAACATCGGCAGGCAGGTGTCCTCTAAAGTCATCTGGGATCACCTGAGCACCATGTACGACATGCAGGCGCTG CATGAATCAGAAATACTCCCGTTTCCAAACTCGGAGAAGAGCTTTGTGCTGCCTGAAGAGATCATACAGGAAGTCAAGGAAG GTAAAGTAGGATCTGAAGACGAAGTAAAAGAAGAGTTCAAAGAAGAGAGTGACCCACCTGCAACCCACGAAGAAG GTCTGGGTCCCAGTATGGCTGGCCAGGATTTTGCGAG GCAGCAATTCCTCGGTGAAGATGTCGGAGAGGTCGGGCAGCGGGcgcgagaaagagaaagagcgGGCCGAGAGGGGGGGCTCAGGTGA
- the mrgbp gene encoding MRG/MORF4L-binding protein isoform X2, which produces MGEAETLPSDDKQAETGICTAEESIVWSQEVEVCLFHAMLGHKPVGVNRHFHMICIRDKFSQNIGRQVSSKVIWDHLSTMYDMQALHESEILPFPNSEKSFVLPEEIIQEVKEGKVGSEDEVKEEFKEESDPPATHEEGLGPSMAGQDFARYGQKKTFRSVPKLQLELSTDQLITRGLCRQPSETSDHAAIPR; this is translated from the exons ATGGGGGAAGCGGAGACTCTGCCATCCGACGACAAGCAAGCAGAAACCGGCATCTGCACCGCCGAGGAGTCCATCGTATGGAGTCAAGAAGTAGAAGTGTGTCTTTTTCACGCAATGCTGGGGCATAAACCCGTCG GAGTGAATCGTCATTTCCACATGATCTGTATTCGTGATAAGTTCAGTCAGAACATCGGCAGGCAGGTGTCCTCTAAAGTCATCTGGGATCACCTGAGCACCATGTACGACATGCAGGCGCTG CATGAATCAGAAATACTCCCGTTTCCAAACTCGGAGAAGAGCTTTGTGCTGCCTGAAGAGATCATACAGGAAGTCAAGGAAG GTAAAGTAGGATCTGAAGACGAAGTAAAAGAAGAGTTCAAAGAAGAGAGTGACCCACCTGCAACCCACGAAGAAG GTCTGGGTCCCAGTATGGCTGGCCAGGATTTTGCGAGGTATGGACAGAAGAAAACGTTTCGCTCTGTTCCAAAGCTCCAGCTTGAGCTCAGTACAGACCAGCTCATTACCAGAGGCCTCTGTAGACAACCTTCAGAGACCTCTGACCAT GCAGCAATTCCTCGGTGA
- the sac3d1 gene encoding SAC3 domain-containing protein 1 isoform X2 — translation MTMCPVCELRQREAQNRLHRFEMVTGTERDRLPRADASRAVKEYSRPAAGKDSTRASDLRPPSVLLNTVCYLVDEIAASSTFQPWTEVYSFVFDRLRSVRQDMIIQRVSGPDCVAVLEKSVRFLLYSSYRLCGQQLQYFDPRINDTHLQECLSWLLESYRDGKHQHQEEYQALSLLYNLGSAEAIQHVLELPERIRSSSAVQLALAVSRAHMERNPVRLLRLAQRLDFIQVCAVHRHLLRCRRDLLLLYSHGHSSRNCRYPLQRLARLLFLKDTLAAELCQVHGVNVTGDWVNFSKSSFTDAASGDVQCRRMHEPLGDEQWNGPADSVIHACV, via the exons ATGACTATGTGTCCTGTCTGTGAGTTACGCCAGCGGGAAGCACAGAATCGACTGCACAGGTTTGAGATGGTGACCGGCACAGAGCGGGATCGTTTGCCGCGTGCTGATGCCTCACGTGCCGTCAAAGAGTATTCGAGACCTGCAGCAGGGAAAGACTCCACAAGAGCCAGCGACCTTCGACCTCCATCTGTGCTTTTAAACACTGTGTGTTATCTAGTCGATGAGATTGCAGCTTCCTCTACATTTCAGCCATGGACGGAG GTGTATAGTTTTGTGTTTGACCGTCTGCGTAGCGTCCGTCAGGACATGATTATCCAGCGTGTGTCAGGGCCGGACTGTGTGGCCGTGCTGGAGAAAAGCGTGCGTTTCCTTCTCTACTCCTCCTACAGACTCTGCGGGCAGCAGCTTCAGTATTTCGACCCACGCATAAATGACACTCACCTGCAGGAATGCTTGAGCTGGTTGCTGGAGAGCTACAGAGATGGGAAGCACCAGCATCAGGAGGAGTATCAGGCTCTGAGTCTTCTCTATAACTTGG GTTCAGCTGAGGCCATTCAACATGTTCTTGAGCTGCCCGAGAGAATCCGCAGCTCTTCGGCTGTTCAGCTGGCTCTGGCCGTAAGCAGAGCACATATGGAGCGCAATCCAGTCCGGCTGCTCCGTCTAGCCCAGAGACTGGACTTCATCCAGGTCTGTGCCGTCCACAGACACCTGCTGCGCTGCAGGAGAGACCTGCTCCTGCTCTACAGCCACGGACACAGCAGCCGAAACTGCCGCTACCCGCTCCAGAGACTGGCACGCCTGCTCTTTCTGAAGGACACGCTGGCTGCAGAGCTGTGTCAGGTGCATGGAGTAAACGTGACCGGAGACTGGGTGAACTTCTCTAAGAGCTCCTTCACTGACGCTGCGTCTGGAGATGTGCAGTGCAGACGTATGCATGAGCCGCTGGGTGACGAGCAGTGGAACGGTCCTGCTGACAGCGTGATTCATGCCTGTGTCTGA
- the sac3d1 gene encoding SAC3 domain-containing protein 1 isoform X1 yields the protein MTYNCMTTGDQSELSSWHVTSVQSLSTRPMNKTAMSNARHQSRRGRGHRQKEPGRANRDQLEEQKAEDSVPCGTCMTMCPVCELRQREAQNRLHRFEMVTGTERDRLPRADASRAVKEYSRPAAGKDSTRASDLRPPSVLLNTVCYLVDEIAASSTFQPWTEVYSFVFDRLRSVRQDMIIQRVSGPDCVAVLEKSVRFLLYSSYRLCGQQLQYFDPRINDTHLQECLSWLLESYRDGKHQHQEEYQALSLLYNLGSAEAIQHVLELPERIRSSSAVQLALAVSRAHMERNPVRLLRLAQRLDFIQVCAVHRHLLRCRRDLLLLYSHGHSSRNCRYPLQRLARLLFLKDTLAAELCQVHGVNVTGDWVNFSKSSFTDAASGDVQCRRMHEPLGDEQWNGPADSVIHACV from the exons ATGACGTACAACTGTATGACAACTGGCGACCAATCAGAGCTGTCTTCATGGCACGTGACGTCTGTGCAGTCGCTCTCGACCCGACCAATGAACAAAACAGCCATGAGCAACGC GAGGCATCAGTCTAGGAGGGGCCGAGGACACAGGCAGAAGGAACCGGGTCGAGCGAACAGAGATCAGCTGGAGGAGCAGAAAGCTGAGGACTCTGTGCCTTGTGGCACCTGTATGACTATGTGTCCTGTCTGTGAGTTACGCCAGCGGGAAGCACAGAATCGACTGCACAGGTTTGAGATGGTGACCGGCACAGAGCGGGATCGTTTGCCGCGTGCTGATGCCTCACGTGCCGTCAAAGAGTATTCGAGACCTGCAGCAGGGAAAGACTCCACAAGAGCCAGCGACCTTCGACCTCCATCTGTGCTTTTAAACACTGTGTGTTATCTAGTCGATGAGATTGCAGCTTCCTCTACATTTCAGCCATGGACGGAG GTGTATAGTTTTGTGTTTGACCGTCTGCGTAGCGTCCGTCAGGACATGATTATCCAGCGTGTGTCAGGGCCGGACTGTGTGGCCGTGCTGGAGAAAAGCGTGCGTTTCCTTCTCTACTCCTCCTACAGACTCTGCGGGCAGCAGCTTCAGTATTTCGACCCACGCATAAATGACACTCACCTGCAGGAATGCTTGAGCTGGTTGCTGGAGAGCTACAGAGATGGGAAGCACCAGCATCAGGAGGAGTATCAGGCTCTGAGTCTTCTCTATAACTTGG GTTCAGCTGAGGCCATTCAACATGTTCTTGAGCTGCCCGAGAGAATCCGCAGCTCTTCGGCTGTTCAGCTGGCTCTGGCCGTAAGCAGAGCACATATGGAGCGCAATCCAGTCCGGCTGCTCCGTCTAGCCCAGAGACTGGACTTCATCCAGGTCTGTGCCGTCCACAGACACCTGCTGCGCTGCAGGAGAGACCTGCTCCTGCTCTACAGCCACGGACACAGCAGCCGAAACTGCCGCTACCCGCTCCAGAGACTGGCACGCCTGCTCTTTCTGAAGGACACGCTGGCTGCAGAGCTGTGTCAGGTGCATGGAGTAAACGTGACCGGAGACTGGGTGAACTTCTCTAAGAGCTCCTTCACTGACGCTGCGTCTGGAGATGTGCAGTGCAGACGTATGCATGAGCCGCTGGGTGACGAGCAGTGGAACGGTCCTGCTGACAGCGTGATTCATGCCTGTGTCTGA